Proteins found in one Micromonospora sp. WMMD1082 genomic segment:
- a CDS encoding right-handed parallel beta-helix repeat-containing protein: MWQQGRSIATRERPAPVAGAPLWCDAHDFGLRGDGVTNDQPALADLVDRLGEGYAADGRARVIYCPPGIYSIRDAGTVWRSGVSLLGAGSGATRFLLSNEGNRADPTPLAFWTTVQHGADRDRHIADCTFADFEIDGSGVAMAEYNYLAKGLGLQYVVRGVFRNLYIHHTGATGLGCDFLQDSLIDGVVVVGCGRLDNGEEMGGAGIGIGIGGWGAVERCTISNCTTLGNGTNGIFLELQKPYWTPPRGYRIIGCHSQANRFGISDWGADGLIVSACTLTGNLEAGFDVSANGTAGIAGQGGILGDCVIDRNVRDGISMGNTPGPYAIRGNRISGNGGHGYHQHDLGNGYQGPASDVVIDSNEFWDNGLDAIRVDRPMRDAVLVNNRIRNNGRQCAPAATGAGDSVRYARRSMTDRTADWPSDGHRGKVLRVGGRVAVVVGNTGTDLDLAELRPDAATAWNEDIPPPGMGYELPAAAPLRAGITVNAPVDSATVRGNRIWDNGAHPTQSYGMWITERGACVSCRVEDNDLAGNAEGALRLDTQPVGGRWDRNHVEVD; this comes from the coding sequence GTGTGGCAGCAGGGCCGGTCCATCGCCACCCGCGAACGCCCGGCTCCGGTCGCCGGGGCGCCGTTGTGGTGCGACGCGCACGATTTCGGACTTCGGGGCGACGGGGTCACCAACGACCAGCCGGCGCTGGCGGACCTGGTCGACCGCCTCGGGGAGGGCTACGCCGCCGACGGCCGGGCGCGGGTCATCTACTGCCCGCCGGGGATCTACTCGATCCGGGACGCCGGCACCGTGTGGCGCAGCGGGGTCTCACTGCTCGGCGCGGGGTCGGGCGCGACCCGGTTCCTGCTGAGCAACGAGGGTAACCGCGCCGACCCGACGCCGCTGGCCTTCTGGACCACGGTGCAGCACGGCGCCGACCGGGATCGCCACATCGCCGACTGCACCTTCGCCGACTTCGAGATCGACGGTTCGGGTGTGGCCATGGCGGAGTACAACTACCTGGCCAAGGGGCTCGGCCTCCAGTACGTCGTGCGGGGAGTCTTCCGCAACCTTTACATCCACCACACCGGCGCCACCGGGCTGGGCTGCGACTTCCTCCAGGACAGCCTGATCGACGGCGTGGTGGTGGTCGGCTGCGGGCGACTGGACAACGGCGAGGAGATGGGCGGAGCGGGCATCGGCATCGGCATCGGCGGTTGGGGCGCGGTGGAGCGCTGCACCATCAGCAACTGCACCACCCTCGGCAATGGCACCAACGGGATCTTCCTGGAGCTGCAGAAGCCGTACTGGACGCCGCCGCGCGGGTACCGCATCATCGGCTGCCACAGCCAGGCCAACCGGTTCGGCATCTCCGACTGGGGCGCCGACGGGCTGATCGTCTCCGCCTGCACCCTCACCGGCAACCTGGAGGCCGGCTTCGACGTCTCCGCCAACGGCACGGCGGGGATCGCCGGCCAGGGCGGCATTCTCGGCGACTGTGTCATCGACCGTAACGTCCGCGACGGGATCAGCATGGGCAACACCCCCGGGCCGTACGCCATCCGGGGCAACCGGATCAGCGGCAACGGCGGCCACGGCTACCACCAGCACGATCTGGGCAACGGATACCAGGGCCCCGCGTCGGACGTGGTGATCGACAGCAACGAGTTCTGGGACAACGGGCTGGACGCGATCCGGGTGGACCGGCCGATGCGCGACGCGGTGCTGGTCAACAACCGGATCCGCAACAACGGGCGGCAGTGCGCCCCGGCCGCCACCGGTGCGGGTGACTCGGTCCGTTACGCCCGTCGTTCCATGACGGACCGGACCGCGGACTGGCCGTCCGACGGGCACCGGGGCAAGGTGCTGCGGGTGGGGGGTCGGGTGGCGGTGGTGGTCGGCAACACCGGCACCGATCTGGACCTGGCCGAGCTGCGGCCGGACGCGGCCACCGCGTGGAACGAGGACATACCACCACCGGGGATGGGGTACGAGTTGCCCGCCGCGGCGCCGCTGCGGGCCGGCATCACCGTCAACGCACCCGTCGACTCCGCGACGGTGCGCGGCAACCGGATCTGGGACAACGGCGCCCACCCGACCCAGAGCTACGGAATGTGGATCACCGAGCGGGGTGCCTGCGTCTCCTGTCGGGTCGAGGACAACGACCTCGCCGGCAACGCCGAGGGGGCGCTGCGGCTGGACACCCAGCCGGTGGGCGGTCGCTGGGACCGCAACCACGTCGAGGTGGACTGA
- a CDS encoding ATP/GTP-binding protein, whose protein sequence is MDYGHSERQPGATALPTAIKILIAGGFGAGKTTLVGAVSETRPLRTEEVLTESGVGVDDISGVEAKRTTTVAMDFGRITIGDDLVLYLFGTPGQDRFWFVWDELALGAIGGVVLADTRRLADCFPSLDYFEGRGTPFVVAVNCFEGARQYRLDEVQAALNLDPEVPVLLCDARQRESAKEVLITLVEHAMKLRAARHAE, encoded by the coding sequence AGCCGGGGGCGACCGCGCTGCCCACGGCGATCAAGATCCTGATCGCCGGCGGCTTCGGGGCGGGCAAGACCACGCTGGTCGGCGCGGTCAGTGAGACGCGCCCGTTGCGCACCGAGGAGGTGCTGACCGAATCGGGGGTGGGCGTCGACGACATCTCGGGCGTGGAGGCGAAGCGGACCACCACCGTCGCGATGGACTTCGGCCGGATCACCATCGGCGACGACCTGGTGCTGTACCTGTTCGGCACCCCGGGCCAGGACCGGTTCTGGTTCGTCTGGGACGAGCTGGCGCTCGGTGCGATCGGTGGCGTGGTGCTGGCGGACACCCGCCGGCTGGCGGACTGCTTCCCGTCCCTCGACTACTTCGAGGGACGGGGGACGCCGTTCGTGGTCGCGGTGAACTGCTTCGAGGGGGCGCGGCAGTACCGGCTCGACGAGGTGCAGGCCGCGCTGAACCTCGACCCGGAGGTGCCGGTGCTGCTCTGCGACGCCCGGCAGCGGGAGTCGGCCAAGGAGGTGCTCATCACGCTGGTGGAGCACGCCATGAAGCTCCGGGCCGCCCGTCACGCCGAGTAA
- a CDS encoding VOC family protein: protein MIHHVQLACPRGSEDLSRAFYVGLLGLSELAKPPALAARGGCWFRGYGAELHLGVEDDFRPARKAHPALLWPDLGALDTLAARLTAAGYPVTWGDDELPGLHRFHTRDAHGNRLEFLAPNDT from the coding sequence ATGATCCACCATGTTCAGCTCGCCTGTCCGCGAGGCTCCGAAGACCTCTCGCGGGCCTTCTACGTCGGTCTCCTCGGCCTCAGCGAACTCGCCAAGCCGCCGGCCCTTGCGGCCCGCGGTGGTTGCTGGTTCCGTGGGTACGGCGCCGAACTGCACCTGGGCGTGGAGGACGACTTCCGCCCGGCCCGCAAGGCGCATCCCGCCCTGCTCTGGCCCGACCTCGGCGCCCTCGACACCCTTGCCGCCCGGCTCACCGCCGCCGGGTACCCGGTCACCTGGGGTGACGACGAGCTGCCGGGGCTGCACCGCTTTCACACCCGGGACGCCCACGGCAACCGCCTGGAGTTCCTCGCCCCGAACGACACCTGA
- a CDS encoding cellulose binding domain-containing protein, translating into MRRAPRQIPPRGSAAVASSSPWILVSIGVGIMVVLIVVAVGAYRGPGPDFQPAPPEPPPVAAVPVPERASSAGREASAPPSPAVPGLSPRRTGPPSPTPTASPTPSPSAPPSPAASSPTASAPAPPAPLEVRYRVTNSFQGGFVAELRIRNTSRDELDWVARVDYPGGRVVAAWLVGVPQGTFSGVGGTLTYRSGRDLAGGASVRLRFHIESAPSRPASCRVSGRACDGL; encoded by the coding sequence ATGCGTCGCGCTCCGCGCCAGATCCCGCCCCGCGGCTCCGCCGCCGTCGCCTCGTCCTCGCCGTGGATCCTGGTCTCGATCGGCGTCGGCATCATGGTGGTGCTGATCGTCGTCGCGGTCGGCGCGTACCGTGGCCCCGGGCCGGACTTCCAGCCGGCGCCGCCGGAGCCGCCGCCGGTGGCCGCCGTACCGGTGCCGGAGCGGGCGTCGTCGGCGGGGCGGGAGGCATCGGCGCCGCCGTCCCCGGCGGTGCCGGGGCTGTCGCCGCGCCGGACGGGGCCACCGAGCCCCACCCCGACCGCGTCGCCCACGCCGTCGCCGTCGGCGCCGCCGTCACCCGCCGCGTCCTCCCCGACGGCGTCGGCGCCCGCGCCGCCGGCCCCGCTGGAGGTGCGGTACCGGGTGACGAACAGCTTCCAGGGCGGCTTCGTCGCCGAACTGCGGATCCGCAACACCTCGCGCGACGAACTCGACTGGGTGGCGCGGGTGGACTATCCGGGTGGTCGGGTGGTCGCGGCCTGGCTGGTGGGCGTTCCACAGGGGACGTTCAGCGGTGTCGGCGGCACCCTGACCTACCGCAGCGGTCGGGATCTGGCGGGTGGCGCGTCGGTGCGACTGCGCTTCCACATCGAGTCCGCCCCGTCCCGCCCGGCGAGCTGCCGGGTTTCCGGGCGCGCCTGCGACGGACTGTAG
- a CDS encoding C39 family peptidase, which produces MRTTILRKTALTIAATAATAGGIAGPAITAHAAPSTPTSTTVAKADRKPSSERELNVRYEAQPNFYYCGPAAARNALSVQGKNIDVDAMAKTMGTTEAGTNSINDITPVLNKETGKNVYTSTAISAPTADDKQTDKLRNDIVRTVDDGRAVVANIAGTATDTDGTPHSFEGGHYISIVGYRDGGHTVTIADSADPTQASYRMNIDTLADWIATRGYSATS; this is translated from the coding sequence ATGCGTACCACCATCCTGCGCAAGACCGCCCTGACCATCGCCGCTACCGCCGCCACCGCCGGCGGCATCGCCGGACCCGCCATCACCGCCCACGCCGCACCCAGCACACCGACCAGCACCACCGTGGCCAAGGCCGACCGCAAACCCAGCAGCGAACGCGAACTCAACGTCCGCTACGAAGCCCAGCCCAACTTCTACTACTGCGGCCCCGCCGCCGCCCGCAACGCCCTCAGCGTCCAAGGCAAGAACATCGACGTCGACGCCATGGCCAAAACCATGGGCACCACCGAAGCCGGCACCAACTCCATCAACGACATCACCCCCGTACTGAACAAGGAGACCGGCAAGAACGTCTACACCTCCACCGCAATCTCCGCCCCCACCGCCGACGACAAGCAGACCGACAAGCTCCGCAACGACATCGTCCGCACCGTCGACGACGGCCGCGCCGTGGTCGCCAACATCGCCGGCACCGCCACCGACACCGACGGCACCCCCCACAGCTTCGAAGGCGGCCACTACATCAGCATCGTCGGCTACCGCGACGGCGGCCACACCGTCACCATCGCCGACTCCGCCGACCCCACCCAAGCCTCCTACCGCATGAACATCGACACCCTCGCCGACTGGATCGCCACCCGCGGCTACAGCGCCACCAGCTAA
- a CDS encoding aconitate hydratase, with product MKEYDVASLDTFGAKTQLRVGDASYEIFKISKVEGHERLPYSLKILLENLLRTEDGANITAEHIRQLGAWDPTADPNVEIQFTPARVLMQDFTGVPCVVDLATMREAVRDLGGDPTKVNPLAPAELVIDHSVIADLFGREDAFARNVELEYARNKERYQFLRWGQSAFNEFKVVPPGTGIVHQVNIEYLARTVMERGGQAYPDTVVGTDSHTTMVNGLGVLGWGVGGIEAEAAMLGQPVSMLIPRVVGFKLAGEMPAGTTATDLVLTITEMLRKHGVVGKFVEFYGPGVSAVPLANRATIGNMSPEYGSTVAIFPIDAETVRYLELTGRDPQQVALVEAYAKEQGIWHDPDAEPAYSEHLELDLGTIEPSLAGPKRPQDRVPLGNAKTLFRSALTDYVAADETGGDRGREPGVPQQEKPFGANGPADEASAESFPASDPPANDVSDPADAPRDLETAAVGSGGRASNPVRVTGADGVEYELDHGAVVIAAITSCTNTSNPQVMIGAALLARNAVDKGLSRKPWVKTTLAPGSKVVMDYYERAGLTPYLEKLGFHLVGYGCTTCIGNSGPLPEEVSAAVNEADLAVVSVLSGNRNFEGRINPDVKMNYLASPPLVVAYALAGTMDLDLANEPLGEDSAGNPVFLRDIWPSTAEIQDVIASAIGATGFSAAYADVFAGDERWQSLPTPTGDTFAWDGESTYVRKPPYFEGMAHQPTPVTDIGPARVLAKLGDSVTTDHISPAGSIKADSPAGVYLAEHGVPRHEFNSYGSRRGNHEVMIRGTFANIRLRNQLVPGVEGGFTVNHLTGEQTSIYDASMAYQAEGVPLVILAGKEYGSGSSRDWAAKGTMLLGVKAVIAESYERIHRSNLIGMGVLPLQFPAGENADSLGLTGTETFTITGVTALNDGATPRTVQVTTDGGVEFDAVVRIDTPGEADYYRHGGILQYVLRRMIGA from the coding sequence GTGAAGGAGTACGACGTGGCGAGCCTCGACACCTTCGGTGCGAAGACCCAGCTACGCGTCGGAGACGCGAGCTACGAGATTTTCAAGATCAGCAAGGTGGAGGGGCACGAACGGCTCCCCTACAGCCTGAAGATCCTGCTGGAGAACCTGCTGCGGACCGAGGACGGCGCGAACATCACCGCCGAACACATCCGCCAGCTCGGCGCCTGGGATCCGACCGCGGACCCGAACGTCGAGATCCAGTTCACCCCGGCCCGGGTGCTGATGCAGGACTTCACCGGCGTACCGTGCGTGGTCGACCTGGCCACCATGCGTGAGGCCGTCCGCGACCTCGGCGGCGACCCGACGAAGGTGAACCCCCTCGCCCCCGCCGAGCTGGTCATCGACCACTCCGTCATCGCCGACCTGTTCGGCCGCGAGGACGCCTTCGCCCGCAACGTCGAGCTGGAGTACGCCCGCAACAAGGAGCGCTACCAGTTCCTGCGCTGGGGACAGAGCGCGTTCAACGAGTTCAAGGTCGTCCCCCCGGGCACCGGCATCGTGCACCAGGTCAACATCGAGTACCTGGCCCGCACGGTGATGGAACGCGGCGGCCAGGCGTACCCCGACACGGTGGTCGGCACCGACTCGCACACCACGATGGTCAACGGCCTCGGCGTGCTCGGCTGGGGCGTCGGCGGCATCGAGGCCGAGGCCGCCATGCTGGGCCAGCCGGTCAGCATGCTGATCCCCCGGGTGGTGGGCTTCAAGCTCGCCGGTGAGATGCCCGCCGGCACCACCGCCACCGACCTGGTGCTCACCATCACCGAGATGCTGCGCAAGCACGGCGTGGTCGGCAAGTTCGTCGAGTTCTACGGCCCCGGCGTGAGCGCCGTGCCGCTGGCCAACCGGGCCACCATCGGCAACATGTCCCCGGAGTACGGCTCCACGGTGGCGATCTTCCCGATCGACGCCGAGACCGTCCGCTACCTGGAGCTGACCGGCCGCGACCCACAGCAGGTCGCCCTGGTCGAGGCGTACGCCAAGGAGCAGGGCATCTGGCACGACCCGGACGCCGAGCCGGCGTACTCCGAGCATCTGGAACTCGACCTGGGCACCATCGAGCCCTCCCTCGCCGGCCCGAAGCGCCCGCAGGACCGGGTGCCGCTCGGCAACGCGAAGACCCTGTTCCGCTCCGCGCTCACCGACTACGTGGCCGCCGACGAGACCGGCGGGGACCGGGGGCGCGAGCCCGGCGTACCGCAGCAGGAGAAGCCGTTCGGTGCCAACGGCCCCGCCGACGAGGCCAGCGCCGAGTCGTTCCCGGCCAGCGACCCGCCGGCCAACGACGTGAGCGACCCGGCCGACGCCCCGCGTGACCTGGAGACCGCCGCCGTCGGCTCGGGCGGCCGGGCCAGCAACCCGGTCCGGGTCACCGGCGCCGACGGCGTCGAGTACGAGCTGGACCACGGCGCGGTGGTGATCGCCGCGATCACCTCCTGCACCAACACCTCCAACCCGCAGGTCATGATCGGCGCGGCGTTGCTCGCCCGCAACGCGGTGGACAAGGGCCTGAGCCGCAAGCCGTGGGTGAAGACCACCCTGGCGCCCGGCTCCAAGGTCGTCATGGACTACTACGAGCGGGCCGGTCTCACGCCGTACCTGGAGAAGCTCGGCTTCCACCTGGTCGGCTACGGCTGCACCACCTGCATCGGCAACTCCGGCCCGCTGCCGGAGGAGGTCTCCGCGGCGGTGAACGAGGCCGACCTCGCCGTCGTCTCGGTGCTCTCCGGCAACCGCAACTTCGAGGGCCGGATCAACCCGGACGTGAAGATGAACTACCTGGCCTCCCCGCCGCTGGTGGTCGCGTACGCCCTCGCCGGCACGATGGACCTCGACCTGGCCAACGAACCGCTCGGCGAGGACAGCGCGGGCAACCCGGTCTTCCTGCGCGACATCTGGCCGAGCACCGCCGAGATCCAGGACGTCATCGCCTCGGCCATCGGCGCGACCGGCTTCAGCGCCGCGTACGCCGACGTCTTCGCCGGCGACGAGCGCTGGCAGTCCCTGCCCACGCCGACCGGGGACACCTTCGCCTGGGACGGCGAGTCGACCTACGTCCGCAAGCCCCCGTACTTCGAGGGCATGGCGCACCAGCCGACGCCGGTAACCGACATCGGTCCGGCGCGGGTGCTGGCCAAGCTGGGCGACTCGGTGACCACCGACCACATCTCACCGGCCGGCTCCATCAAGGCCGACTCCCCCGCCGGGGTGTACCTCGCCGAGCACGGCGTGCCGCGGCACGAGTTCAACTCCTACGGCTCGCGCCGGGGCAACCACGAGGTGATGATCCGGGGCACCTTCGCCAACATCCGGCTGCGCAACCAGTTGGTCCCGGGTGTGGAGGGTGGCTTCACGGTCAACCACCTGACCGGCGAGCAGACCTCGATCTACGACGCCTCGATGGCGTACCAGGCCGAGGGCGTCCCGCTGGTCATCCTGGCCGGCAAGGAGTACGGTTCCGGCTCGTCGCGGGACTGGGCGGCCAAGGGCACCATGCTGCTCGGCGTCAAGGCGGTCATCGCCGAGTCGTACGAGCGGATCCACCGCTCCAACCTGATCGGCATGGGTGTGCTGCCGTTGCAGTTCCCGGCCGGGGAGAACGCCGACTCGCTGGGGCTCACCGGCACCGAGACGTTCACCATCACCGGGGTGACCGCGCTCAACGACGGCGCGACCCCGCGCACGGTGCAGGTCACCACCGACGGTGGCGTCGAGTTCGACGCGGTGGTGCGCATCGACACCCCGGGTGAGGCGGACTACTACCGGCACGGCGGCATCCTGCAGTACGTGCTGCGGCGCATGATCGGCGCCTGA